One genomic window of Sebastes umbrosus isolate fSebUmb1 chromosome 15, fSebUmb1.pri, whole genome shotgun sequence includes the following:
- the LOC119503553 gene encoding uncharacterized protein LOC119503553: MWFDQKAGRVTASNIRAACHTDPDKPAVSLLKKLCYPVAFKDPNNNTPHSLRWGIEHERKVVEEYTKMMEKFHTNLTVKKARLVINPQYPWLGASPDGILTCDFHEMGVLEVKAPSSLQNSTLMEKCKQDSMFCLQEVEGKLSLKRDHQYFCQVQTQIHLTQASYCDFADWGPGKEGKGEIHIERILPDTDFFDTMCEKVHIFVQKCVIPEWRYDYHS, translated from the exons ATGTGGTTTGACCAGAAGGCAGGAAGGGTGACTGCGTCAAACATCCGAGCAGCCTGCCACACGGACCCAGACAAACCAGCTGTCTCCTTGCTGAAGAAGCTGTGCTATCCTGTGGCCTTCAAGGacccaaacaacaacacaccacATTCTCTCAG gtGGGGCATTGAACACGAGAGAAAAGTAGTTGAGGAGTACACCAAGATGATGGAAAAGTTCCACACCAATCTCACTGTCAAGAAGGCAAGGCTGGTCATCAACCCCCAGTACCCATGGTTAGGGGCATCCCCAGATGGCATACTAACATGTGACTTCCATGAGATGGGTGTGTTGGAGGTAAAGGCACCCAGCAGCCTTCAGAATAGCACTTTGATGGAGAAATGCAAACAGGACAGCATGTTTTGTCTCCAAGAGGTTGAGGGGAAGCTTTCATTGAAGAGGGACCATCAGTACTTTTGTCAGGTGCAGACTCAAATTCACCTGACACAGGCAAGCTACTGCGATTTTGCTGACTGGGGACCAGGGAAAGAAGGCAAAGGGGAAATCCACATTGAGAGAATACTGCCTGacactgacttttttgacaCCATGTGTGAAAAGGTTCACATTTTTGTACAGAAATGTGTCATTCCAGA gtggcgctatgactaccACTCATAA
- the LOC119502938 gene encoding protein rapunzel-like has protein sequence MADAQKIKKTAAMVLGCVEKVSSFASSIDPIFGIVSSLVGVARKGLIQDEEHPLDKEFQPLHSKLETIHEKNQQCLKRIRIDEVNETYGKYEEYIKHQYTAFNDMVAQVKKDPHNTQRYMENYEKIYERDKSDMSLDVYYRGVMGTKLLFGRTLLKVYLDNCDGNREIMERRCSHITHLFHMGLIALMAYTAVTEDDEDEVREKWTKRVADIQEKMQEVLSQCKDDSS, from the coding sequence ATGGCTGATGCacaaaagataaagaaaactgCAGCCATGGTGCTGGGCTGCGTGGAGAAGGTGTCCTCCTTTGCCTCCTCCATCGACCCCATCTTCGGTATAGTCTCCTCCCTGGTTGGGGTGGCTCGCAAGGGCCTGATTCAGGACGAGGAACACCCTCTGGACAAGGAGTTCCAGCCACTCCACTCCAAACTGGAGACCATCCACGAAAAGAACCAGCAATGCCTGAAGCGGATCCGCATCGACGAGGTGAACGAAACCTACGGCAAGTACGAGGAGTACATCAAGCACCAGTACACTGCCTTCAACGACATGGTGGCACAGGTGAAGAAAGATCCACACAACACCCAGCGCTACATGGAAAACTATGAGAAGATTTATGAGAGAGACAAGAGTGACATGAGCCTGGATGTGTACTACCGTGGTGTGATGGGTACCAAATTGTTGTTTGGAAGAACCCTGCTAAAGGTGTACCTGGACAACTGCGACGGCAACCGTGAGATCATGGAGCGCCGCTGTTCACACATCACCCACCTGTTCCACATGGGCCTCATCGCCCTCATGGCCTACACAGCTGTTACAGAGGACGACGAAGACGAGGTGCGTGAGAAGTGGACCAAGAGGGTGGCGGACATCCAGGAGAAGATGCAGGAGGTGCTCAGTCAGTGCAAAGACGACTCGTCCTGA
- the LOC119502939 gene encoding protein rapunzel-like produces the protein MADAQQIKKTAAMVLGCVEKVSSFASSIHPIFGIVSSLVRVARTGLFQVEEHPLDKEFQPLHSKLETIHEKNQQCLRRIRIDEVNETYGKYEEYIKHQYTAFNNMVAQVKKDPHNTEDHMKDYKKIYERDKSDMSLDVYYHGVMGTKLLFGRTLLKVYLDNCDGNREIMERRCSHITHLFYMGLIALMAYTAVTEDDENKVREKWTKKVADIQEKMQEVLSQCKDDSS, from the coding sequence ATGGCTGATGCACAACAGATAAAGAAAACTGCAGCCATGGTGCTGGGCTGCGTGGAGAAGGTGTCCTCCTTTGCCTCCTCCATCCACCCCATCTTCGGTATAGTCTCCTCCCTGGTTCGGGTGGCTCGCACGGGCCTGTTTCAGGTAGAGGAACACCCTCTGGACAAGGAGTTCCAGCCACTCCACTCCAAACTGGAGACCATCCACGAAAAGAACCAGCAATGCCTGAGGCGGATCCGCATCGACGAGGTGAACGAAACCTACGGCAAGTACGAGGAGTACATCAAGCACCAGTACACTGCCTTCAACAACATGGTGGCACAGGTGAAGAAAGATCCACACAACACCGAGGACCACATGAAAGACTATAAGAAGATTTATGAGAGAGACAAGAGTGACATGAGCCTGGATGTGTACTACCATGGTGTGATGGGTACCAAATTGCTGTTTGGAAGAACCCTGCTAAAGGTGTACCTGGACAACTGCGATGGCAACCGTGAGATCATGGAGCGCCGCTGTTCACACATCACCCACCTGTTCTACATGGGCCTCATCGCCCTCATGGCCTACACAGCTGTTACAGAGGACGACGAAAACAAGGTGCGGGAGAAGTGGACCAAGAAGGTGGCGGACATCCAGGAGAAGATGCAGGAGGTGCTCAGTCAGTGCAAAGACGACTCGTCCTGA